Genomic window (Streptomyces yatensis):
CCGCAGGGCCTCGGCCATCGGCGCCTTGAAGTGCTCCGCCCAGTTCGCATACGGCGATCCGGGCGGGGCCGGGACCGAGGTGAGCGGCTTGCCGATGTGCTCGGACCAGGACGGGTCGATCCCGGCCGGGACCTTGCGGTACCGGTCGTAGTCGTCCCAGGAGAGGATGTGAACGCATTCATATCCCCGGCGCCGGATCTCGTCGGCGACCAGGTGCGGGGTCATGACCTCGCGCAGATTGCCGAGGTGGATCGGGCCGGACGGGCTGAGACCCGAGGCGCAGACGACAGGTTTGCCCGGGGCGCGGCGCTCCGCCTCGGCAATGACCTCGTCGGCGAATCGGGAGACCCAGTCGGTCTCGGTGCTCTGAGCCACGGTCGGCACTTCCTTCCTAGCGGTCATGGCACCGCCCATTGTCCCAGACGGAACGGACCCCTCCGGCGTTGCCCACAGGTCCTGCCGGGCGGGCCCGGGTTATCCACAGGCCGGGGAAATCGTTGGACCCGCCGTGAAATACTGGGTTGCCCATACCACCACTATCGGAATGGCACCTCATCTATGGCATCGGTCCCTTCCCTCGCCGCCACCGTCCATCAGCGCGTCGCGGACGCCCTCTCGGCTGCCCTGCCGGAGGCCGGCTCCGCGGACCCGCTGCTGCGACGAAGCGACCGGGCCGATTTCCAGGCCAACGGGATGCTGGCGCTGGCCAAGAAGCTCCAGGGAAACCCCCGTGAGCTGGCCGCCAAGGTCGTGGCCCACCTTCCGGTCGCCGCCACCTCGGCCGACCCCGATCCGGTGATCGCCGACATCGAGGTCTCCGGCCCCGGCTTCCTCAACATCACGATCGCCGACTCCGCGATCACCGCGACCCTCGCCGCCCGCGCCGCCGACGACCGCCTCGGCGTGCCGTTCGCGCAGGCGCCCGGCACCACCGTGATCGACTACGCCCAGCCCAATGTGGCCAAGGAGATGCACGTCGGCCATCTGCGCTCGGCGGTGATCGGCGACGCGGTGGTGCGGATCCTGGAGTTCGCCGGCGAGAAGGTGGTCCGCCGCCACCACATCGGCGACTGGGGCACCCAGTTCGGCATGCTCATCCAGTATCTGATCGAGCACCCGCATGAGCTGGACCACAAGGACGCCTCCTCCGGTGAGGAGGCCATGTCCAATCTGAACCGGCTGTACAAGGCCGCGCGGGCGCTCTTCGACGCCGACCCGGAGTTCAAGGAGCGGTCCCGGCGGCGGGTGGTGGATCTCCAGGCGGGCGACGAGGAGACCATCGCCCTGTGGCGGAAGTTCGTGGACGAGTCGAAGATCTACTTCTACTCGGTCTTCGACAAGCTGGACATCGAGATCCACGACCCCGATGTGGTCGGCGAGTCGGGTTACAACGACATGCTGGCCGAGACCTGCCGGCTGCTGGAGGAGTCCGGCGTCGCCGTTCGCTCCCAGGGTGCGCTGTGCGTCTTCTTCGACGACATCAAGGGCCCCGAGGGCAATCCGGTGCCACTGATCGTCCAGAAGTCCGACGGCGGCTTCGGCTATGCGGCCACCGACCTCT
Coding sequences:
- the argS gene encoding arginine--tRNA ligase, encoding MASVPSLAATVHQRVADALSAALPEAGSADPLLRRSDRADFQANGMLALAKKLQGNPRELAAKVVAHLPVAATSADPDPVIADIEVSGPGFLNITIADSAITATLAARAADDRLGVPFAQAPGTTVIDYAQPNVAKEMHVGHLRSAVIGDAVVRILEFAGEKVVRRHHIGDWGTQFGMLIQYLIEHPHELDHKDASSGEEAMSNLNRLYKAARALFDADPEFKERSRRRVVDLQAGDEETIALWRKFVDESKIYFYSVFDKLDIEIHDPDVVGESGYNDMLAETCRLLEESGVAVRSQGALCVFFDDIKGPEGNPVPLIVQKSDGGFGYAATDLSAIRDRVQHLKADTLLYVVDARQSLHFKMVFETARRIGWLNDQVHAVQLAFGTVLGKDGKPFKTRAGETVRLEDLLNEATERAAAVVREKSEKLGLSEEEILERGAQVGVGAVKYADLSTSASRDYKFDLDQMVSLNGDTSVYLQYAYARIQSILRRAEEGQRPLAHPELPLTKAERALGLHLDQFGETLAEVAAGFEPHKLAGYLYQLASLYTTFYDQCPVLKAEGGPSQVENRLFLCDITARTLRQGMTLLGIRTPERL